A genome region from Hevea brasiliensis isolate MT/VB/25A 57/8 chromosome 9, ASM3005281v1, whole genome shotgun sequence includes the following:
- the LOC110654905 gene encoding vesicle-associated protein 1-2, translating into MSAGYLLSVEPQELQFPFELRKQISCSLQLLNKSDNYVAFKVKTTNPKKYCVRPNTGVVSPRSTCDVIVTMQAQKEAPPDMQCKDKFLLQSVVASPGATAKDVNAEMFNKEAGHHVEECKLMVVYVAPPRPPSPVREGSEEGSSPRASVSDDGSLSTSERTVVSRTHVERHEPQDNSSEARTLISKLTEEKNSAIQQNKKLREELELLMHQSRSRGGIPYIYVIVVGLIGIILGYLMKGT; encoded by the exons ATGAGTGCCGGCTACCTTCTCAGCGTCGAGCCTCAGGAGCTCCAATTTCCAT TTGAATTGAGGAAGCAGATCTCTTGTTCCCTACAGCTGTTAAATAAGAGCGACAATTATGTGGCTTTCAAG GTTAAGACGACGAATCCAAAAAAGTACTGTGTTAGGCCTAATACTGGGGTTGTGTCGCCAAGGTCCACTTGTGATGTTATAG TTACAATGCAAGCACAAAAGGAGGCGCCTCCTGATATGCAATGCAAGGACAAGTTTTTACTTCAGAGTGTAGTTGCAAGTCCTGGAGCTACCGCAAAGGATGTCAATGCAGAGATG TTCAATAAAGAGGCAGGACATCATGTTGAAGAGTGCAAATTGATGGTTGTTTATGTTGCTCCTCCTAGACCTCCATCACCGGTTCGAGAAGGATCGGAGGAAGGTTCTTCACCCAGAGCTTCTGTGTCTGACGATGGGAGTCTGAGCACCTCTGAACGAACAGTT GTTTCAAGAACTCATGTTGAGAGACACGAGCCTCAAGATAACTCATCTGAG GCAAGGACTCTTATTTCAAAGCTGACTGAGGAGAAAAATTCTGCTATTCAGCAAAACAAGAAGCTTCGAGAAGAACTG GAGCTGTTGATGCATCAATCCAGAAGTCGCGGTGGTATCCCATATATATACGTTATTGTTGTTGGTTTGATTGGCATCATATTGGGATACCTCATGAAAGGGACATGA